The following are from one region of the Sandaracinus amylolyticus genome:
- a CDS encoding class I SAM-dependent methyltransferase, producing the protein MSVEPLDRALRERVFAWLDPRWIVHEDEDVVAIDKPSGVPTQEAREGAADDLPTRLARFLEQRDGVDEAYVGIHQRLDKDTSGVVLYAKSRAANGELAPQFTQHTVRKIYLACVDGWRHGARATFRDQIGPLRGGRVEIVKTGGKHAITHASVIERRGSRALLEITIETGRTHQIRAQLAHHGSPIAGDRVYAGAPAPRLMLHASRLELVHPRWERPFGVSAPPPRALDAWMDGRAIAFDDALEMAVQRRFALGRAALRDPDARTTAFRLMNEAGDGAPGVAIDLYADWALLHTYDESIDEGAVARALDGLGVRGVYVKRRPRQANVMDDVARTEFAPHEPVIGAAAPEEFVVREHGMRFLVRLGDGMSTGLFLDQREHRARVRAASAGARVLNLFSYTCGFTVAAVAGGAVSSTSVDASGVALDRGRANLNLAGADRAAHRTVRADVFEWLARAAKRGEQFDLVCCDPPTYSTAKGRTGKTQRWSSGKQWRALAAACLRVLAPGGTLLATSNDRRMTQRALRAEVHEGARDAGIELASLRDLGPPEDFPFAPEEGPHLKGVLGVRAS; encoded by the coding sequence ATGAGCGTCGAGCCGCTCGATCGCGCGCTCCGGGAGCGCGTCTTCGCGTGGCTCGATCCGCGGTGGATCGTCCACGAGGACGAGGACGTCGTCGCGATCGACAAGCCCTCGGGCGTGCCCACCCAAGAGGCGCGCGAGGGCGCGGCGGACGATCTGCCGACGCGTCTGGCGCGCTTCCTCGAGCAGCGCGACGGAGTCGACGAGGCGTACGTCGGGATCCACCAGCGGCTCGACAAGGACACGTCGGGCGTCGTGCTCTACGCGAAGTCGCGCGCGGCGAACGGCGAGCTCGCGCCGCAATTCACGCAGCACACGGTGCGGAAGATCTATCTCGCGTGCGTCGACGGCTGGCGCCACGGCGCGCGCGCGACGTTCCGCGATCAGATCGGTCCGCTGCGCGGCGGCCGCGTCGAGATCGTGAAGACCGGCGGCAAGCACGCGATCACCCACGCGAGCGTGATCGAGCGGAGGGGATCGCGCGCGCTCCTCGAGATCACGATCGAGACCGGGCGCACCCACCAGATCCGCGCGCAGCTCGCACACCACGGCTCGCCGATCGCGGGAGATCGTGTGTACGCGGGGGCGCCGGCGCCGCGCTTGATGCTGCACGCGTCGCGGCTCGAGCTCGTGCATCCGCGCTGGGAGCGGCCCTTCGGCGTGAGCGCGCCGCCGCCGCGCGCGCTCGACGCGTGGATGGACGGCCGCGCGATCGCGTTCGACGACGCGCTCGAGATGGCGGTGCAGCGACGCTTCGCGCTGGGGCGTGCGGCGCTTCGTGATCCCGACGCGCGCACCACCGCGTTCCGACTGATGAACGAGGCGGGCGACGGTGCGCCGGGAGTCGCGATCGATCTCTACGCGGACTGGGCGCTGCTCCACACCTACGACGAGTCGATCGACGAAGGCGCGGTCGCGCGCGCGCTCGACGGGCTCGGGGTGCGCGGCGTGTACGTGAAGCGCCGGCCGCGACAGGCGAACGTGATGGACGACGTCGCGCGCACGGAATTCGCGCCGCACGAGCCGGTGATCGGCGCGGCCGCGCCCGAGGAATTCGTGGTGCGCGAGCACGGGATGCGCTTCCTCGTGCGGCTCGGCGACGGCATGTCGACCGGGCTCTTCCTCGACCAGCGCGAGCACCGCGCGCGGGTGCGCGCGGCGAGCGCGGGCGCGCGCGTGCTGAACCTCTTCTCGTACACGTGCGGGTTCACGGTCGCCGCGGTCGCGGGCGGTGCGGTGTCGAGCACCAGCGTCGACGCGAGCGGGGTCGCGCTCGATCGCGGTCGCGCGAACCTCAATCTCGCGGGCGCGGATCGCGCGGCGCATCGGACGGTGCGCGCCGACGTCTTCGAGTGGCTCGCGCGTGCCGCGAAGCGCGGCGAGCAGTTCGATCTCGTGTGCTGCGATCCGCCGACGTACTCCACGGCGAAGGGGCGCACCGGGAAGACCCAGCGCTGGTCGTCGGGCAAGCAGTGGCGCGCCCTCGCCGCGGCGTGTCTGCGCGTGCTCGCGCCGGGCGGGACGCTCCTCGCGACCTCGAACGATCGGCGCATGACCCAGCGCGCGCTGCGCGCCGAGGTGCACGAGGGCGCACGCGACGCCGGCATCGAGCTCGCGTCGCTGCGCGATCTCGGGCCGCCCGAGGACTTCCCGTTCGCGCCCGAGGAAGGCCCGCACCTGAAGGGCGTACTCGGTGTGCGCGCCTCATGA